The Arthrobacter russicus genome has a segment encoding these proteins:
- a CDS encoding RidA family protein has translation MPVRYFTPEGLMQPVPYHHVAVGTGSQQIHVSGQIARTADGTPVAPGDLAGQMVQALRNTAVGLAAAGATFSDVLRLKFYLKDWAPEMYPDFMAGLQRAAVEVGLPLPTPPLSAIGVSYLFEPDVLVEVEAYAVLG, from the coding sequence ATGCCAGTACGTTATTTCACCCCGGAAGGCCTGATGCAGCCGGTCCCGTACCACCATGTTGCGGTGGGGACCGGATCGCAGCAGATCCATGTCAGCGGGCAGATCGCCAGGACCGCGGACGGTACGCCGGTGGCGCCGGGGGATTTGGCCGGCCAGATGGTGCAGGCGCTACGGAACACTGCGGTCGGCCTCGCTGCGGCAGGGGCGACGTTCAGCGATGTGCTGCGGCTGAAGTTCTATCTCAAAGACTGGGCGCCGGAGATGTATCCGGACTTCATGGCCGGCTTGCAGCGGGCCGCCGTTGAGGTCGGATTGCCGCTGCCGACGCCGCCGTTGTCCGCGATCGGGGTTTCGTACCTGTTCGAGCCGGATGTGCTGGTTGAGGTGGAGGCGTATGCGGTGCTGGGCTGA
- a CDS encoding DNA/RNA helicase domain-containing protein, producing the protein MTNFRIDKRSFLPEAVRTWVDADPRHENWPVVYTLNNRKEVYVGESLKAVKRMRQHRASPNKKNFHEINLIIGDSFNKSACLDLESFLIKLFAGDKKYQVLNRNEGIIDADYFNRAAYQDTFHEIFEELRRAGMFTRKIPEIENSELYKLSPFKALNPEQASTVTEILEALFQDIELDQNSTSVVQGDPGTGKTIVAIYLMKLLRDIAATVPGPELDSDSFFADFFLEGHSELLQGFHIGLVVPQQSLRKSIQRVFDKTPGLAKSMVLTPFNVGESKEEFDLLIVDETHRLNQRANQSSGAQNKKFIEINQNLFGNDDSNWTQLDWIKKKSKHQILLLDTEQTVRPADLPRKTTTELVYEARSAHRHHRLQSQMRLQTGGDYIRYIHEILGGSQVGRLDFPEYELRMFDDFGQMQEAIRDKDAVYGLSRLIAGYAWPWASKREPTAFDIELDGRRLRWNSQIVDWISSPGSLEEVGSIHTVQGYDLNYAGVIIGNDLRYDPIRHRTYFDRASYFDVKGKENNRLRAKPYSDDELLKYIVNVYRVLMTRGMKGSYLYVCDPDLREYLRQFV; encoded by the coding sequence ATGACGAATTTTAGGATCGATAAGCGTTCCTTTCTACCCGAAGCCGTCAGAACATGGGTCGATGCAGATCCTCGGCATGAGAACTGGCCCGTCGTCTATACGCTCAACAATCGCAAAGAGGTGTACGTCGGCGAATCGCTGAAGGCCGTCAAAAGAATGCGCCAGCACCGCGCTTCCCCTAACAAAAAGAACTTTCACGAGATCAATCTGATCATTGGGGACTCGTTCAACAAATCGGCCTGCCTCGACCTCGAATCCTTTCTCATCAAGTTGTTCGCCGGTGATAAAAAATACCAGGTCTTGAACCGTAACGAAGGCATCATCGACGCCGACTATTTTAACCGAGCCGCCTATCAGGACACCTTCCACGAGATTTTCGAGGAGCTTCGTCGCGCGGGAATGTTCACTCGCAAGATTCCCGAGATCGAAAACAGTGAGTTGTATAAACTCTCGCCCTTCAAAGCGTTGAACCCCGAACAAGCAAGCACCGTCACCGAAATTCTCGAAGCACTCTTCCAGGACATCGAACTGGACCAGAACAGCACCAGCGTGGTTCAGGGCGACCCGGGGACAGGCAAAACCATCGTCGCAATTTATTTGATGAAGCTACTGCGCGATATTGCTGCGACGGTGCCGGGACCCGAGTTGGACAGTGACTCATTTTTCGCCGACTTTTTCCTCGAAGGGCATAGTGAGTTGCTGCAGGGCTTCCACATCGGACTCGTTGTGCCACAGCAGTCCCTGCGGAAGTCGATCCAACGCGTTTTCGACAAGACTCCCGGGCTTGCGAAGAGCATGGTGCTGACTCCCTTCAATGTTGGTGAAAGCAAAGAAGAATTCGATCTTCTGATCGTGGACGAAACCCATCGCCTGAACCAGCGCGCGAATCAATCGTCAGGTGCGCAGAACAAGAAGTTCATCGAGATCAACCAAAACTTGTTCGGCAACGATGATTCCAACTGGACGCAACTTGATTGGATCAAGAAGAAAAGCAAACATCAGATCCTGCTTTTGGACACTGAGCAAACAGTTCGGCCGGCTGATTTGCCTCGAAAAACTACCACCGAGCTGGTTTACGAGGCTCGAAGCGCACATCGCCATCACCGCTTGCAATCGCAAATGCGCCTCCAAACAGGCGGCGATTACATCCGATACATCCACGAAATTCTCGGCGGCTCGCAGGTCGGCCGTCTGGATTTCCCCGAGTACGAGCTTCGGATGTTCGATGACTTCGGGCAGATGCAGGAAGCAATCCGTGACAAAGATGCCGTCTATGGCTTGTCTCGCTTGATTGCCGGCTATGCCTGGCCGTGGGCAAGCAAGAGGGAACCAACCGCCTTCGACATCGAACTCGACGGACGACGGCTGCGCTGGAACAGCCAGATCGTCGATTGGATTAGCTCCCCCGGCTCGTTGGAGGAGGTCGGGTCTATACACACCGTGCAGGGGTACGACCTCAACTATGCCGGCGTCATAATTGGAAACGATCTCCGCTACGATCCCATTCGGCACCGGACCTACTTTGATCGCGCCTCCTATTTCGACGTCAAAGGCAAAGAAAACAACCGGCTGCGAGCCAAGCCGTACAGCGATGACGAGCTGCTGAAATACATCGTCAATGTCTACCGTGTGCTGATGACGCGTGGCATGAAAGGATCCTATCTATATGTTTGCGATCCCGACTTACGCGAATATCTTCGCCAGTTCGTCTAG
- a CDS encoding nucleotide pyrophosphohydrolase, which translates to MIEQSLRDALRAFVAERDWAQFHTPENLSKSISIEAAELLECFQWNTDAKSERVQAELADVLTYCLLLADRLGVDPEQIVREKLEQTRTKYPVDKARGRSNKYDEF; encoded by the coding sequence ATGATCGAACAATCTCTCCGCGATGCGTTACGAGCCTTTGTGGCCGAACGGGATTGGGCTCAATTCCACACCCCCGAGAATCTCTCGAAGAGCATTTCCATCGAAGCTGCCGAACTACTTGAGTGTTTTCAATGGAATACCGATGCAAAATCAGAACGCGTGCAAGCGGAGCTTGCCGATGTTCTAACCTACTGCTTGCTTCTCGCGGACCGCCTTGGCGTCGACCCGGAGCAGATAGTTCGAGAAAAGCTGGAACAGACTCGCACCAAGTACCCGGTGGACAAAGCTCGCGGCCGGAGTAATAAATATGACGAATTTTAG
- a CDS encoding S1 family peptidase, which translates to MNGQANCSGSQISATWVLTAKHCIEKQSVSSMSVQLGAAKIGQGTTIKAKRALGWSGGDVALIELVSPYQNTYSKLGASTPAANTPGDIFGWGAINTAPTYPDYLKTAKVTVVGTNNSNWPGPSIVEKGDNGQALWGDSGGPLIVNGKQVGVCSGPLQGSPGTISGTVMYASTVAAASWIKSTSGVSAS; encoded by the coding sequence GTGAATGGCCAGGCCAACTGCTCAGGTTCGCAGATTTCCGCAACCTGGGTTTTGACCGCCAAGCACTGCATCGAGAAACAATCCGTCAGCTCGATGAGCGTCCAGCTGGGTGCCGCGAAGATCGGCCAAGGCACCACCATCAAGGCCAAGCGTGCGCTCGGTTGGAGCGGCGGCGATGTGGCCCTGATCGAACTGGTCAGCCCGTACCAGAACACCTACTCGAAGCTGGGCGCCAGCACTCCGGCAGCCAATACCCCGGGTGACATTTTCGGCTGGGGCGCGATCAACACTGCACCGACCTACCCGGATTACCTCAAGACCGCGAAAGTGACGGTCGTCGGGACCAACAACAGCAACTGGCCCGGGCCGTCGATCGTGGAAAAGGGCGATAACGGCCAGGCGCTCTGGGGCGATTCCGGCGGACCGCTGATCGTCAACGGCAAGCAGGTCGGCGTGTGCTCCGGTCCGCTGCAGGGTTCCCCCGGAACCATCAGCGGAACCGTGATGTACGCGTCCACGGTTGCCGCGGCATCGTGGATCAAGAGCACGAGCGGAGTCTCTGCTTCGTAG
- a CDS encoding FdhF/YdeP family oxidoreductase, with product MSAQRSNRDEAPGALPAGLGPVAGLLPAMPRQGGYGPVSTRDWSQLDYHHPAAGWGAAMSVGKVLLTQGEVVSGSLAMIKMNHPVKGFDCPGCAWPDDNKGLMLDICENGIKHVTWEMTRKRVDPQFFAKHSVTELATWTDFELENQGRLTYPMVYNADTDHYEPISWDAAFELVAEELRALASPNQAAFYTSGRLSNEATFVYQLMVREFGTNNLPDCSNMCHEASGRALQASLGTGKGTCDLDDWEECDALFIMGVNAASNAPRMLTALSEATKRGAAVVHINPLVEAGATRTIVPHDIVDMALFKTSSTSTLNLQVRPGGDLALLRGMAKALYEAAESDPGAIDQDFLDAYTSGSAEYRELVAATSWAELSRQAGLGEAEIRQAAEVYRQSDKSIFSWCLGITQHEHGVDTVREIVNLLALRGNLGRLGAGPSPVRGHSNVQGNRTCGIDHRPAGEFLDRLDAVCGITSPREPGLDTVGIIKAMHDDELKVFVGLGGNFVLAAPDTIYTARGMQKCELTVQVSTKLNRSHLVHGKKALILPCLGRTEEDLQASGPQGVSCEDAMSMVQLSVGRRKPASPHLLSETAIINGMARALLPQSATPWESYTEDYDAIREVMARVLPGFEDYNSRVREPLGFRIAQPPREREFQTPSGLVEFSQAPLPDVIPADAEVLVLQTMRSHDQWNTTIYSDNDRYRGVKNLRELIFLNKADMSERGIGQGDFVDITATAKDGSLRSLRKYRALEYNLPRGSAAGYMPEMNVLIGWSDYSTQSDQPLMKNLKVRVVPAQ from the coding sequence ATGAGTGCCCAGAGATCCAACCGGGATGAAGCGCCGGGCGCGCTGCCGGCAGGACTCGGACCGGTGGCTGGCCTACTGCCGGCGATGCCGCGGCAGGGCGGCTATGGTCCGGTTTCCACCCGGGACTGGTCGCAGCTGGACTACCACCATCCCGCTGCCGGGTGGGGTGCGGCGATGTCCGTGGGCAAAGTTTTGCTGACCCAGGGCGAAGTCGTCTCCGGCAGCTTGGCGATGATCAAGATGAACCATCCGGTGAAGGGTTTCGATTGCCCGGGGTGTGCCTGGCCGGACGACAACAAGGGCTTGATGCTCGACATCTGCGAGAACGGGATCAAGCACGTCACCTGGGAAATGACCCGAAAACGGGTGGACCCGCAGTTCTTCGCCAAACATTCGGTCACGGAACTCGCCACCTGGACCGACTTCGAGTTGGAGAACCAGGGCCGGTTGACCTACCCGATGGTCTACAACGCGGACACCGACCATTACGAACCGATCAGTTGGGATGCCGCCTTCGAGCTGGTCGCCGAAGAGCTCCGGGCCCTGGCGAGTCCCAACCAGGCTGCTTTCTACACCTCCGGACGGCTCAGCAACGAAGCTACCTTCGTTTACCAGCTGATGGTCCGCGAATTCGGCACCAACAACCTGCCGGACTGTTCCAATATGTGCCACGAGGCCTCGGGACGCGCATTGCAGGCCTCGCTCGGCACCGGCAAGGGCACCTGCGACCTGGACGACTGGGAGGAATGCGACGCCCTGTTCATCATGGGCGTCAACGCGGCGTCGAACGCGCCCCGGATGCTCACTGCGCTTTCCGAAGCGACTAAACGGGGTGCGGCCGTGGTGCACATCAATCCGCTCGTCGAGGCCGGTGCCACCCGGACCATCGTGCCGCACGACATTGTGGACATGGCGCTTTTCAAGACCTCCTCGACCAGCACCTTGAACTTGCAAGTGCGGCCGGGCGGGGATCTGGCTTTGCTGCGCGGCATGGCGAAGGCACTGTACGAAGCCGCCGAATCTGATCCCGGTGCGATCGATCAGGACTTCCTGGACGCCTACACCAGTGGCTCGGCGGAGTATCGCGAGTTGGTGGCGGCCACGAGTTGGGCCGAACTGAGCCGGCAGGCCGGGCTGGGCGAAGCCGAGATCCGCCAGGCCGCCGAGGTCTACCGGCAGTCCGACAAGTCGATTTTCAGTTGGTGCCTGGGCATCACGCAGCACGAACACGGCGTGGACACGGTACGGGAGATCGTCAATCTGCTGGCCTTGCGGGGAAACCTCGGCCGGCTCGGGGCCGGTCCGTCTCCGGTCCGCGGGCACAGCAATGTGCAGGGCAACCGCACGTGCGGCATCGATCACCGGCCGGCCGGGGAGTTCTTGGACCGTCTCGACGCGGTCTGCGGAATCACTTCGCCGCGCGAGCCCGGCTTGGACACGGTCGGCATCATCAAGGCGATGCACGACGACGAACTGAAGGTGTTCGTCGGTCTGGGCGGGAACTTCGTGCTCGCCGCCCCGGACACCATTTATACCGCCCGCGGTATGCAGAAATGCGAACTCACCGTGCAGGTGAGCACGAAACTCAACCGCAGCCACTTGGTGCATGGCAAGAAAGCCTTGATTCTGCCGTGTTTGGGCCGTACTGAGGAAGACCTGCAGGCGAGCGGTCCGCAGGGGGTCAGCTGCGAAGATGCCATGAGCATGGTCCAACTCTCGGTGGGGCGGCGGAAACCGGCCTCGCCGCATTTGCTCTCGGAGACCGCGATCATCAACGGGATGGCCCGGGCGCTGCTGCCGCAGAGCGCTACCCCGTGGGAGTCCTACACCGAGGACTACGATGCGATCCGTGAGGTGATGGCCCGGGTCCTGCCCGGTTTCGAGGATTACAACAGCCGGGTCCGCGAGCCGCTCGGCTTCCGGATCGCCCAGCCGCCGCGGGAACGCGAGTTCCAAACGCCGTCGGGCCTGGTCGAGTTCTCGCAAGCTCCGTTGCCGGACGTGATCCCAGCCGATGCCGAGGTACTGGTGTTGCAGACCATGCGCTCGCACGACCAGTGGAACACCACGATCTATTCGGACAACGACCGCTACCGCGGGGTGAAAAACTTGCGTGAACTGATTTTCCTCAATAAAGCCGACATGTCCGAGCGGGGCATCGGCCAGGGCGATTTCGTGGACATCACGGCTACCGCGAAGGACGGCAGCCTCCGCTCGCTGCGCAAGTACCGGGCGCTGGAGTACAACCTGCCGAGAGGGTCGGCGGCCGGGTACATGCCGGAGATGAATGTCTTGATCGGTTGGAGCGACTACAGCACGCAAAGCGATCAACCGCTCATGAAAAACCTGAAGGTCCGGGTGGTTCCGGCGCAATAG
- a CDS encoding putative quinol monooxygenase, with protein sequence MYFIVVKFPVKAEHADRFPEITAEFTAATRQEPGNLWFEWSRSLADPNEYVLIEAFDGDDAAAAHVSSQHFAAGLEAMRPVLAATPKIVSRKVDGSGWDEMGELTIDAG encoded by the coding sequence ATGTACTTCATCGTGGTCAAATTCCCGGTCAAAGCCGAACATGCCGACCGTTTCCCGGAGATCACCGCCGAGTTCACGGCAGCGACCCGCCAGGAGCCGGGCAATCTCTGGTTCGAATGGTCGCGGAGCTTGGCGGATCCCAACGAATATGTGCTGATCGAAGCGTTCGACGGCGACGATGCGGCCGCGGCGCACGTCTCCAGCCAGCACTTCGCTGCCGGCCTGGAAGCCATGCGGCCGGTGCTCGCCGCCACCCCGAAAATCGTTTCCCGGAAGGTGGACGGTTCGGGCTGGGACGAGATGGGCGAATTGACGATCGACGCCGGATAG
- a CDS encoding MFS transporter — protein MTSTTTRPKPQRKAPHPGLVLALMCACTILVIGFVASINLAAPLISRSQLQPSASNLLWIVDIYVVIFASFVLPSGAAGDRFGRKGVLTTGLIVFALGAALCALAPDVLLMLLGRTVTGFGAALVLPNCVGMIVNVTPAEHRNRALGIWAATTGFGGVIGNLGGGALLSTGSWQSLFIAAAAIAALLAVCMGIAAPRTARHQRNLDPMGTLLFVLAVLALLIGVIEGPEQGWASFTVLFAFCLGAVLIGAWVLVELRVRHPMLDPRLFRNPLLSSACFGMLIMFFGNFGLFYVNASVLQYSRGYSVLQAGLGILPTTIPVLLSPLYARKTRNRLGVPLTLGAAFLLTSLGLFGISQAAQQPHPVYALWLLVIGTGLALALPSLTTEIAAALPAEQAGIAGGLQSATRELGSAIGVAVVGTVLTVSFTQGLPVGLQTSHTVAQALLQAPEQHAAIIAAFTTGADTALLAASIITFLAGGVVVAGAFRARRFSRVPG, from the coding sequence ATGACCTCGACCACGACCCGCCCCAAGCCGCAGCGGAAAGCTCCGCACCCCGGCCTGGTATTGGCGCTCATGTGCGCTTGCACCATCCTGGTCATCGGGTTCGTCGCCTCGATCAACCTCGCGGCACCGCTGATTTCGCGCAGCCAGTTGCAACCCAGCGCCTCCAACCTGCTCTGGATCGTGGACATCTACGTGGTGATCTTCGCTTCGTTCGTGCTTCCGTCCGGTGCTGCGGGAGACCGGTTCGGCCGCAAAGGCGTGCTGACCACCGGCTTGATCGTCTTCGCGCTCGGCGCGGCGCTGTGCGCATTGGCTCCCGACGTGCTGCTCATGCTGCTGGGCCGGACCGTCACCGGCTTCGGCGCGGCCTTGGTGCTGCCGAACTGCGTCGGCATGATCGTCAACGTCACCCCGGCCGAGCACCGGAACCGGGCCCTGGGCATCTGGGCGGCGACCACCGGGTTCGGCGGCGTGATCGGCAACCTCGGCGGCGGTGCGCTGCTGAGCACCGGCAGCTGGCAAAGCCTCTTCATCGCAGCGGCGGCAATCGCCGCCCTGCTCGCCGTCTGCATGGGGATCGCGGCCCCGCGGACAGCCCGCCACCAACGAAACCTCGACCCGATGGGGACGCTTCTTTTCGTCCTGGCCGTCCTGGCCTTGCTGATCGGCGTCATCGAAGGACCCGAACAAGGCTGGGCGAGCTTCACGGTGCTCTTCGCCTTCTGCCTCGGCGCCGTGCTGATCGGTGCCTGGGTTCTGGTCGAACTCCGGGTACGCCACCCGATGCTGGATCCGCGCCTGTTCCGGAATCCGCTGCTCAGCAGTGCCTGCTTCGGCATGTTGATCATGTTCTTCGGCAACTTCGGCCTGTTCTACGTCAATGCCTCGGTGCTGCAGTACAGCCGCGGCTATTCCGTGTTGCAGGCCGGTCTGGGCATCTTGCCGACCACCATTCCGGTCCTGTTGAGCCCGCTCTATGCGCGGAAAACCCGCAACCGGCTGGGCGTCCCGTTGACGCTGGGCGCGGCATTCCTGCTGACCAGTCTGGGCTTGTTCGGCATCTCGCAGGCCGCACAGCAGCCGCACCCCGTCTATGCCCTCTGGCTGCTGGTCATCGGGACCGGCTTGGCTCTGGCGCTGCCCAGCCTGACCACGGAAATCGCGGCAGCGCTACCCGCCGAACAAGCCGGCATCGCCGGCGGTTTGCAATCCGCGACCCGGGAACTCGGCAGCGCCATCGGCGTCGCGGTCGTCGGCACCGTGCTGACCGTGAGCTTCACCCAGGGTCTGCCGGTTGGCCTGCAAACCTCGCACACGGTCGCGCAGGCGTTGCTCCAGGCACCGGAACAGCACGCCGCAATCATCGCGGCGTTCACCACCGGAGCGGACACCGCCCTGCTCGCGGCCAGCATCATCACCTTCCTGGCGGGCGGGGTCGTAGTGGCCGGAGCCTTCCGCGCCCGACGGTTCAGCCGGGTGCCGGGGTAG
- a CDS encoding TetR/AcrR family transcriptional regulator yields the protein MIEESGPGGRPRSEKARVAVLHAVDDLLGEVGYAAMNMKGIAERAGVSRMTVYRWWSTKAEILFEASVIDAEQELAVSAEGSAAEILADYSTKLVRFLTESAAGAAYRALVGEAQHDQVVAELISSNDVLRSSARKALLASGYSDGSGVPLEQACGLLVGPVFFWAMSGRLGRVDIEGSVAAFRRAVGSEH from the coding sequence ATGATTGAAGAATCGGGACCGGGCGGGCGGCCGCGAAGTGAAAAAGCCCGCGTCGCAGTGCTGCATGCGGTCGACGACCTGCTGGGCGAGGTCGGCTATGCGGCGATGAACATGAAGGGCATCGCCGAGCGGGCCGGGGTCTCCCGGATGACCGTGTACCGCTGGTGGTCCACCAAAGCGGAGATCCTTTTCGAGGCCAGTGTGATCGACGCCGAGCAGGAGCTCGCGGTCTCCGCTGAGGGGTCTGCTGCGGAGATTCTGGCCGACTATTCGACGAAGCTGGTGCGCTTCCTCACGGAATCTGCGGCGGGTGCGGCTTACCGTGCGCTGGTCGGCGAAGCGCAGCACGACCAAGTGGTCGCGGAGCTGATTTCGTCGAACGACGTGTTGCGGAGCAGTGCGCGGAAAGCCCTGCTCGCCTCCGGCTATTCGGACGGCTCCGGGGTTCCGTTGGAACAGGCTTGCGGACTGTTGGTGGGGCCGGTGTTTTTCTGGGCAATGAGCGGGCGTCTCGGGCGGGTTGACATCGAGGGTTCGGTGGCGGCGTTCCGGCGGGCGGTCGGATCGGAGCATTGA
- a CDS encoding SRPBCC domain-containing protein: MGFPNHIERTIEVPQSPEQVWTAITSAEGLGSWFGNRATVDLRVGGLAQVDWDEGSDAELRIERLEEPNVFGYTWRVDEVPADNPQRTYVEFSLTPIPGGTRIHVVESGFAQLAQDLYDKGFASHTEGWPRELGELVDYLNAA; this comes from the coding sequence ATGGGATTCCCGAATCACATCGAACGCACCATCGAAGTGCCGCAATCGCCGGAGCAGGTTTGGACGGCGATCACCTCAGCCGAAGGCCTGGGCAGCTGGTTCGGCAATCGGGCCACCGTCGACCTCCGCGTCGGCGGCCTGGCCCAGGTGGATTGGGATGAAGGCAGCGACGCCGAATTGCGGATCGAGCGTCTGGAGGAGCCGAACGTCTTCGGTTACACCTGGCGGGTCGATGAAGTACCGGCCGACAACCCGCAGCGGACCTACGTCGAATTCAGCTTGACTCCGATTCCCGGCGGAACCCGGATCCACGTCGTCGAGAGCGGGTTCGCGCAACTGGCCCAGGATCTGTACGACAAGGGGTTCGCCTCGCACACCGAAGGCTGGCCCCGGGAACTGGGCGAGTTGGTGGATTACCTCAATGCCGCGTGA
- a CDS encoding ArsR/SmtB family transcription factor, producing the protein MPRDSAVPSGAATPSGTESVAEQVFAALADPNRRSILAKLAAHGPRTATELSQALPITRQGIAKHLGLLADAGLVTAEPGEGRRVRFRLSSQPIRVAQRFLTALARDWDGPLQALREELDKR; encoded by the coding sequence ATGCCGCGTGACAGCGCGGTGCCGTCCGGCGCGGCGACGCCGTCCGGCACCGAATCGGTTGCGGAACAGGTGTTCGCCGCGCTGGCGGATCCGAACCGGCGAAGCATCCTGGCCAAACTGGCTGCGCACGGTCCGCGCACCGCAACCGAATTGAGCCAGGCGTTGCCGATCACCAGGCAGGGCATCGCCAAGCATCTGGGACTGCTCGCCGACGCCGGGCTGGTCACGGCCGAGCCGGGGGAGGGCCGCCGGGTCAGGTTCCGGTTGTCATCGCAGCCGATCCGGGTCGCGCAACGATTCCTGACTGCCCTGGCCCGCGATTGGGACGGACCGCTGCAGGCGCT